In Spirochaetota bacterium, a single genomic region encodes these proteins:
- a CDS encoding NAD-dependent epimerase/dehydratase family protein codes for MKILITGATGFIGSVLVHKLLSQGYSVRALVLPGEECKNLSQAGVEIAYGDLTNTESIAGICILQSFAYSLAVNSIGSSGDRQGQ; via the coding sequence ATGAAAATCCTGATAACTGGCGCAACTGGTTTTATAGGCTCAGTTCTGGTACATAAACTACTGTCACAGGGGTATTCAGTACGTGCACTGGTATTGCCGGGTGAAGAATGTAAAAACCTTTCACAAGCAGGAGTAGAAATTGCATACGGTGATTTGACCAATACAGAAAGTATTGCTGGTATATGTATTTTGCAATCCTTTGCATATTCGCTCGCCGTTAACTCGATTGGCAGTAGCGGTGATAGGCAGGGACAATGA